CATCATACTTCGTTTTTAGAAGGGGATAGATGCTGAGAAGTCAGAGTCATATGCAGAAGTAGTATTTTCACATACCTTCCAGTTCAGCTCCTCTGCATCATGATCGCTGACGTCCATCACTGTAATCCCTAATAGTCTCTAAAGTTGTTTATCAGAGAATGGTCAgttgtttcatttttcacattttacagaaacaagaaaaagagagatttccAAGTGTTGAGATAACAGTATTgttttatgattaatttttagaTAATCAGAAAATTCAGTTGAATGCAATGTCCCTTATCCCACCTCTTCTGATCACGCAAGGTTCAGTGTCAAGGTTTTTCCATAACTACGTACCAATATCTATGTCACTCTGAGCAGATATGCAGTGTGTCACAGCAGTGTTTTCACTGGGTACTTGTCGCACCTAGATTGACCTTATATCTGCTTGTGTTGTGTGACTGAATGCTACAAGGATCATTTCTGCATCTGATACCCAGGTGGTTGAGGGCTGTGGCGTCGTTGCGGGTGCATGTCCGTTGGAGGGAGGAATGAAACATTGACAGGTTGTTAGTGCCCAAACATGGAGCCCAAAGCTGCTCTGAGGCCTAGGAGAGCGTCTCAGTTCAGATCAGATTGTTTCCAAGGATCTCACAAGCTGCATTTAGAGGATTAAAAACAATTGCAGTGATGATGCATTTTTATCCCTTTTGTAACGTGCAATTTGGCTAAGGAAGACTCCTCTGGGCTGATGTTTTcaatctcatttcttcttcttcgtGAGATTACCATATAGTTTTGTTTCTGGCATTGTCACACCTTTCCACCAAATGTCACCTACAGCCACGCAAGTCTGTGTTGTCTCTGTCTCCAGGCATCTTTTGATGTCCCAGCAGACCCTGAGGAACGTGCCGCCGATCGTATTTGTTCAGGACAAAGAAAATGCAGCGCTAGCCGAGGTAAGGCTTTTAAATAATTAACTTTTTTACAACGTAAACTTTTGTATGAGTAGGATTTTAagtttactttctaaatattcaAAAGATAATGTGTACAGTTTGAAAAAGTAACAGTTGGAAGGGTACAAGTGAAAAGTGCATCTCCTGTGCCCGTCCCACCGATTCCCAGAGGTGAACACTGCATCTGGCTTTAATTTTTCATTGCCTGTCACTCTAACTAGTAAACCATATCTCCACTTCTCAATTTATAAACATGCGGCATTCAGAGCTACCCTCCTGTGCTGCTCCTCACAGCTCCCTAGATTTCAGCCTGTCAGTGGTTACTGTATATCATCAAGGCTTATAAGGTTTGCATTCTGTCCTGTAACTgtaattgttttccttcctttagaTATAGGTTAATTATAAAGGTTAAAacctgtaaatatatatatatgttttatctgTGTGGCGGTTACCTGATGGTTATTAAGGTATGTTCTGCCTTTAAAAAGTTTACCCCAAAAACCCCAATAAGTAGCATTTACAATATTATAATTAGGTAGCTGTTATTCCCTGTAGGCCTAGGTAGTATTTAGAtctacagaggaaaaaaagtctaGTTGGatgtttctgtcttttgttattcatcaTATGAGCAGTACTGAAAACATTATCCAAATAGCAATCTTGGCAGGTGTGGCTTTCCCAGTAGTAGAGGGCACAAAAGGGTGAGGCCCCCGTCTGCTGTGAAGAGTTCGGTGGAATTCAGGGTACGGTGTACCACAGAGGCACTTAGCGGGGAGTTCGCCCTGCGTGCTTGGTGAGCTGGTAGGAGGACATCCCGTCTCCTGGTGGTTGGGCCCGCTGCACTCACGATGCCTTGACTTGGCCCTCCCTCTGGGGAGGTAGGTGTAACCTACAGAGCCAGGTGGGTTCCTTTCCAGAAGCCGTCAGTGGGGGGGGGAATGCACGAGATGCTCAAGCACTTCTGGGGCAGATCCTTTGTCCAGAGACTGTGCTGTTGGGTTTCATACTGGAGGCAGCCTTAAGCCTGTCCAGTGGTCTCACCATGTCCCACGTGTGCCCAGAGGTGAAAAGGGCCATGTGCTGATGGTGGGCCCCATATGTGCTCAGAGCTCAGCTGTTGACCGGAGGCAAAGGGAAGGTCGGGCCTCCATCTCTTGTCCTGAAGTTTTTGTCTCACTGAATTTAGAAGCAAGTGAAGGCTGGACCAGAGCGGGGGTCTTTGACTTGGGCGGATGATTATTTGAGGGCATGGTCGTTACTTGCTTGCCCTTGTATAAGTCAGTgcagtatttttcaaatacttaggtacttttttttctttttggtgaggaagattggccctgagctaacatctgttgccagtcttctttttttcccctctccaaagccccagtacataattatatattctagttgtaagtccttctagttcttgtaagtgggatgctaccacagcatggcttaaagagtggtgctaggtccacacccagggtctgaactggtgaacccccggctgccaaagtggagtgtgcaaacttaaccattcagccacagggctggcccctatgtgtgtgatttttattGCTGTGCCATTGTGATCATGCTTTATGTTGCCTCAGCCCTGGTTTTGGATCCAGGCTCTCCTGGGCTTGCACTGACCTCAGTGCGCGTGGCCTTGGGATGGCCCTGGAGGCTGTCAGGACAGGCTGGTCCAGGTGGGAGCCACCTCCGGTGTCCGGGGAGCGGGGCCTGCTGTGGGTTAATGCCTTTGTGCATGCCCTGCTGGGGAGCAGTTCTTATTCCCAGCATAGGCCTCTCAGCCTCCATGGAGCTGGATTTGAAGGCCAGACCCCAATGGGTGCCTTTCACACTGCCATGCGGaagggcttttttcccccaaacacgCAAATTCTTTGGCAAAGTTGAAGCATTTTACAAAACTACATGAAaaatcagtaaatgttaattcaactaatatttaactGTTTCTTCATAAATTTGGCTAACACTGACAAGTTTTCAATGTAGTCTTAAAAAAGCCACACTTCATTATCAGAGAAAACCTAACTGTCAAATGCGGGTGTTTGAGAGCACAAGCCACGTGGGAGGAGCAGTGCGAGGGCAGCGGGGGGCTGCGTGGGCCGCACGGGGCATGACACCCGTGTCCAGTGGTGCCAGCTCCCTGCGCAGTGCTGGACGGGGTGTGCTAATTACCCTCTCTTTCCAGGTGGATCGGTTGCTGGCTGTTGCTGATTTTGGGCCCCCAGATGAAAACGATGAGTTTATGCAGAATGGTTTCAGGTAATGCGGGGGGAAGTAGGTTTTCCATCCTCCTGGGCAATACTCGTGTGGAGTTGCTGGTTCCCATGGCACTGCACAGTTCTGCACGCTGTGGACTGTCTGCGGGCCAGGCCCTGCCTGTGtccctggggcccagcctggtgtcGGCACGTGGCAGCCCTGGCGGCAGCCCAGCAAGCTACCAGCGCCTCAGTGCAGCTGTGGGGAGGGCCTCTGGGCGCCAGGGCCTGCGGCCTCTGCTGTCCTGGCAGCACCTTGTCAAGTGAGGACAGGTGTATCTCCCTCATCCTTTCCATTCACTCGCACAtttttattgagggcctactgcATGCTAGGCCCTGTTCCCGCACTTAGGATTCATCCCTGAACAGAATAGACAGCAGGGTCTTGGGAGCCTGCGTTCTTCTGGGGTGCCAAGAGGAAGCAATAAATGTCTTTGAGCAGGAAATTCAATGTCAGGACGGCGAGGGCCCGTGGGTGGGGGCAGCACTGCAGTTTAAAATCTGACGGCCAGCGCAGGCCTCTGTCTGAGAAAGTGATGTGGGGTTTGGAGGGGTGTGTGGAGGGTCCTGTTCCAGGCGCACGACCAGCTAGGTAGGTTCTCAGCCTGTGCTCCTTAAACTGGCTCCATCACCGTCGCATGGGCCCTCTCTGGAGCTCCAGGGCTGCAGTAACAGCCCGCCTGGTGAGGGATGCTGTTCTTTGGGGACGCCAAGCTAGAGCAGAGGCCCCAAGCAGCAGAGTCCACGGGTCCCGATCAGCAAGGAGGCGGGGAGCCCGATCCGTGGGCCTGGAGACTTTCCAGAGCAGGGCATTAGAGGGTTTAAAGGCGCGACAGGGCCAGATTTGGGCTTTGAAGGGCTTGCTCTGTTTTGCTCCCAGAATGGActcttgtcttctctcttcctttggttCATCAAGTGGCCTGAGTGATAGATCTGGAGACCCCACCCATAATTCTGCCTAGCTCTCTAAGAGCACTGGCCatgtttaaatggaaaaaaattaaaaatcagagctGTGCCACTCAGGCCCCAGGAATGCTGGCTGAGTGGTTTGGGACTGGGGGGTGCCCGGCCATGCCCCACGTCCTCCCGCTCTCCAGTTTCCCCCAGACATCTGTTAGGATGGTTCACCAGAAGGGGGTGTGGGACGTGGGAAGCGCTGCCCAGGAGCCCACGCTGTTGTCCTGGGTGCTCCTTTGCTTGGTGTGAAGAGTCCTCTTCTCCCCAGCAGGGAACCCAAGGCCCTGAACGCCCTATCACCGTGCAACACCCCGGGCCCCGCCGTGCATTCAGGTGTGTTTGGGATCAACCATGAGGCACTCAACAAGCAGATCATGGAGtataagaggaggaaagagagagggcgTGAGAGGCTGAGCCCCGAGCAGGAGGCTGAGCtgacaaagcagacaaaaaagaggaagaagagcaagcGCCGCATGGACGAGGACCTCTCCCCCAAGGACTGCCTGTGGGGGGCGGTCAGTGAAGACGACCTGGCCTACAGTGCAGCCTGTCTGGAGGAGCACAGCACGGTACACGGGTGGGAGCTCCCAGAAGCAGAGCGGGAGCCACAAGTGGAGAGCGATGGCGACAGAAAGGGCCGAGGTGACTGTTAGAGATCTAAGGCATGGACTGGGGCTCCACTTGCTGACCCACCCGTGTCTGCACATGATGCAGCTCTGCCTGAGGGAGGCCCTCGTGTGCAGAGCACCTTGAGGCACGCATGTCCCCCCCTGAGCCCCCCATGTGGCTGTGAGGAGAGGATGGcctgcagggagcagagagaaatcGTTCCCATTGACGGCAGTACAGTTCATCCTCATTATTTGCGGATTCCATAATTGCAGATTTTCCTGCTGACTAGAATTTCCTTGTAACCATGTGACACCTTCTCGTCATTCTCTGACGCGCAGAAAGGTGAAAATTTGAGTAATCGATGCACAGGGTCCCGGTTAAGTTCCAGCAAGGCAACCCTTTGCCCTCTTGTTTCATATGTAAACAACTGTCCTTTTCACGATCTATTTAAGTGTCacgtttttcacatttttgtgccttttgatgatgatttcactgtttaaaaatgGCCCCAAGCCAACCCCGTggccctagtggttaagcttagcgtgctctgctttggcagcctgggttcagttattaggcacagacctacaccacttgtccgCAGCCAcactttggtggcatcccacatacaaaatagaggaagactggcacagatgttagctctgggtcaatctttctcagcaaaaaaaggaaagaaaaaaaggccccCAAGCATGGTGCTTCAGTGCTGTCTAGTTTTCCTAAGTGCAAAACGGCTGTGACATGCCTTTCAGAGAAAATGTGTGTTAGAGAGATGTTGAAATAAACCGTTACTTAAGTGTGATGTAGAGAAACATTCTCTTGGACTGGGGGCATCTCCTTTTCCCAAGCATCATCCAccttgaaataacaaaaaatggCATTAACAAAGTTTAGATAATCAGAGAACGGTGCTCTATTAAGATAAGCAAGGAAGCTTGCAAATGGCTTTTCAGAGagtgaatttccatttttataaattcttccaGGAAGGACAGCATTGCCATTTCCTCTGCAACAGCGGCAATCTCCCGGTGCCACTTTCTCCGTAGGTGTCTGGGACCGGGCGCTGTGCCTGGCAGGAACGTGGTGCCGAGACGCTCTGTCTTtgccagcacagcacagctgTCCCTGTTGCGGGGACAGCATCACAGGACATGGGCAGAGCACTGCGACGCTGCAGGCGTGTTGTCGTTTGGTGGCGTTTGTGCCATCCTGCCTGCCCCAGGAGGGCATGCGCACCCTGGTGTGTGGTGCTCTTCCTTGCGAGCACAGTGGCTTATTCAGTTACCTCCCTCCTGAGCAAAGAAGAAACGTCCAGAGGGAGGATGGATGTGTTTAAGTGTCTGCGGGATTTGCTCTAATCAGGCATGTAAGGTGGCGGGCTTGGAGACAGCTGCCTCTAAACAAGAGTTCATTGCCTGCGGTTCCCGCGAGCAGGGGGCCTCCATGCCACGCTGGGCCTCACAGGGAAGCACGAGGCTTGGTCGGGAGGTAGAGGGAGTGGGGAGCACAGGGGGTGGCTTCTGCAGGAAGGGATGGGCACGGCAGAGAGGCAAGTTTGGGCAGGCCTAGGTTTGGATGGTCTGAGTAATTTCAGCAGGTCCTGGGCCATCAGGGTGGTCTCTGGTTGTCCAGTACCTCGCCCTGGGGGGATTGGGGCAGGGGACATGGTGGCCTGGGAGTGTAAACCGGGTGAAAGAAGTGATCGGGGACCTGGGTCTGGATTGGCTGGTACCATGAGAGGTGTGCTTACAGTGGAGCCATCTGCTGTCTCCAGGAGTTAGTGTCCTCAGTGGGGGCATCTCTCCCTAACTGGCAAGGCCGCAGGATGTCAAAAGATcgtaaatacagaaaataaaaacatggttAATAATGACGCCACAGCACTGAGCAGCGTGCTCTACTGACCACTGTTTCCAGGTCTGACTGCAGGAAGTGCTGAGGGCGAGTGTGGCAGGGCCCCTGGGTGGTGATGCCGGGGCACAGCAAAATGTCGGTGTGCCCATCAGTCTTCCATGTGTCACAGGAGTGGGGATTGCGGGACAGGCTGGTCCAAGAGGCTGGCTTGCTCctgtctttccatttgtgactCAGGGCTAAACTCTGTATAAAGTTAACAAATGGCAGgaacaaaatttttttcagaccctgaaaattttgtttatattccaaaCTGTTACAGGAAGGTTTTAAGACAATTTGTAAAGTTAGACAAAACACCATGTAATAGTTTGAGAGTGAAAATAAGGGGCCAGGGACTGGACAGAGTTTGTATTTGGGCCAAGAGTAGAAGGAGCAAAGTAAGTCTCCACAACAGGAGAAgagggtgctgctgctgctggggtcGAGCTTGCGAAGGGTGGGAGTCGATGCCATGGATCCGTCTCCGTTTTCTGCCAAGTGCCTCAGGGCAGGTGGTGAAGGATGTACGGCACGTGGACTCAGGCAGAGAGCTCGTATCGTGTCCACATTAGCACCTGGGGTGCAGCACTCTGCACGTTTTTAAGAACTAATTTTGTCTttaatatgaaaagaaacaaaaccaaacacaggACTTCCCAAATACAAAGACTCCTTCCTGGTCCACTTTGGTTTCCTTAAAAGAATTTGAAACTTGAGTCACTTACAGCATATTCAGAGGACCTCCAGGCTGTGAACACGTGGAGATGGGGGCTGGTGTGTCTCTTCCTCTGGCTGTTCCTGGAACCCTTTTACAGTGAATGGGTAATCTGCATGTGGAGCTTCAGATAGTGACCCAAAGTCCCACCACCTGCATTTACTGAAGACAGCAAGACCAAAGGACTGACCATGGGAATCTTAGGACTGTCTGAGCAGCCAAAGAACCCAACTGAAAGTAACCAAGTATTGAGCAACTGAAAACACATAAGAGAGAAAAACCGACAGGCTCCCGGGGAGTACTGCCTACAAAAGATGTTGTTTTTTGGTCTTTGAAACGTCATGTTCTTCAAAAGGACTTTCCTGCCTGGAGTCTTCCATCTGATGTCTTGGCCTTCCAGGTCCTCTCAGTGAAGTTCAGAGCATCTCAAAGTTTCTTAAGGAATCTTCTCTATCCAAAAGTTTGTGATACGTGTAATCACATGTATTTATTATACATGGAATAAAAAGAGTAAGTACTtttcatcataagaaaaacatattgaaAACATCACCGTCAAATCTGTGACCTGTTCAAGCTCAGGTGAAATGAAAGCTCTAGTTGCTGTATCTGATTTCACAGGATCTGTGGGGCCTGTGTCACCCCACCCCTTACCTTGTATTCAACACCAGCCTGTTGAGAAGCATGGAGACCTGCTTCTGAAAATCCTCTTCCAGAATTTGCTCGGTACTTAATTGAAGGTTGTCAAA
This genomic stretch from Equus przewalskii isolate Varuska chromosome 7, EquPr2, whole genome shotgun sequence harbors:
- the RBFA gene encoding putative ribosome-binding factor A, mitochondrial isoform X4 codes for the protein MWAAAPGLWVLYAGRWALLGGRQAGLLRGGARGLHGSPVPCGKNLLKKFASKTKKKFWYEGPSLSSHLTYKPSQLEFLTKSTSKKTKKEDHVRLRALNGLLYKALTDLLCTPEVSQEVYDLNLELSKVSLTSDFSACRVYWKTTLSAEQNSHTEATLRRSAAHVRHLLMSQQTLRNVPPIVFVQDKENAALAEVDRLLAVADFGPPDENDEFMQNGFREPKALNALSPCNTPGPAVHSGVFGINHEALNKQIMEYKRRKERGRERLSPEQEAELTKQTKKRKKSKRRMDEDLSPKDCLWGAVSEDDLAYSAACLEEHSTVHGWELPEAEREPQVESDGDRKGRGDC
- the RBFA gene encoding putative ribosome-binding factor A, mitochondrial isoform X3 codes for the protein MWAAAPGLWVLYAGRWALLGGRQAGLLRGGARGLHGSPVPCGKNLLKKFASKTKKKFWYEGPSLSSHLTYKPSQLEFLTKSTSKKTKKEDHVRLRALNGLLYKALTDLLCTPEVSQEVYDLNLELSKVSLTSDFSACRVYWKTTLSAEQNSHTEATLRRSAAHVRHLLMSQQTLRNVPPIVFVQDKENAALAEVDRLLAVADFGPPDENDEFMQNGFSREPKALNALSPCNTPGPAVHSGVFGINHEALNKQIMEYKRRKERGRERLSPEQEAELTKQTKKRKKSKRRMDEDLSPKDCLWGAVSEDDLAYSAACLEEHSTVHGWELPEAEREPQVESDGDRKGRGDC